One window of Candidatus Nitrospira kreftii genomic DNA carries:
- a CDS encoding Oxidoreductase produces MAKLRAGVIGVGHLGQHHARLYASSPDSMLVGVVDHDHSRASVIAEKYGGRLFKDLLDLLKQVDVVTIAVPTSGHYPLAKTCLQAGKHVLIEKPIAVLPMEAQELVELGKRNGCTLQVGHSERFNPIMPLMRPHIRETVLFECHRLGSYSERGVDVDVVLDLMIHDLDLLLSCNPGPVEDVRAVGVSVLSSTNDVANVQIQFQSGCVASLTASRISPKAMRQWRLFQPDGCVSIDFQSRHGVIGRPSADHDLKPMVAIEEIQAGEGEPLKLQLESFLHAIRAKSRPVVSGEDGAAALELAHRVLSAMKVFEQQKI; encoded by the coding sequence GACTCGATGTTGGTTGGTGTGGTTGACCACGACCACAGTCGAGCATCTGTCATAGCCGAGAAATACGGCGGACGGCTCTTCAAGGACCTATTGGATCTCCTGAAGCAGGTCGATGTGGTAACCATCGCCGTCCCTACATCCGGCCATTATCCTCTCGCCAAAACATGTCTCCAAGCTGGTAAGCATGTCTTGATCGAGAAACCGATTGCCGTATTGCCGATGGAGGCACAGGAACTTGTGGAGTTGGGAAAGCGCAATGGATGCACACTGCAAGTTGGGCATAGCGAGCGGTTCAACCCTATCATGCCGTTGATGCGGCCTCACATTCGGGAGACGGTGCTGTTCGAGTGCCATCGATTGGGGAGCTATAGTGAGCGTGGTGTCGATGTCGATGTCGTCTTGGATTTGATGATTCACGACCTTGATCTGCTGTTGTCGTGCAACCCTGGTCCCGTAGAGGATGTGAGGGCAGTCGGGGTCTCGGTGCTTTCTTCGACGAACGATGTCGCCAACGTCCAAATCCAGTTTCAGAGTGGGTGTGTTGCCAGCCTCACCGCAAGTCGAATCTCACCGAAGGCAATGCGACAATGGCGTCTCTTCCAACCTGATGGGTGTGTGTCAATCGATTTTCAATCGCGTCATGGGGTCATTGGACGTCCATCAGCTGACCATGACCTCAAGCCGATGGTTGCGATAGAAGAGATTCAAGCTGGCGAGGGGGAACCGTTGAAATTGCAGCTTGAGTCGTTCCTCCATGCGATTCGTGCCAAATCTCGCCCCGTCGTATCCGGCGAGGATGGAGCCGCAGCTCTAGAGCTGGCTCATCGCGTGCTCTCTGCGATGAAGGTGTTCGAGCAGCAGAAGATATAA
- a CDS encoding Lipid-A-disaccharide synthase, with amino-acid sequence MARILIITGEASGDLHGANLAKALKSCDPQVSLAGIGGRAMEAAGVQLVCKMGQFDVMGMVGPLVLVAIIRRFFFMRRLFRSEPWDGVIFVDNPGLNLRYAYFAKGAGLRVFYYIAPQIWAWGPWRMYWIKKRVDQVLVILPFEKPLYDSAQVPCTFVGHPILDAVEKSYDRTALRAKFGFSHDERVIALLPGSRTHEVLGLLPILIEAAEKLAQREPKTKFVLAQASTIEDNLLQPLLRQGSLPITLVKEQASEVMALSDLVLVASGTATLQAAVVGIPMVLFYRTTAWEFWIASFFLRVKWIGLVNLVASRSIVPELLQDEATGQRLYEEAIRILEDQSAYDEMKRDLARVRATLGEPGASTRAAEAVLAGCRV; translated from the coding sequence ATGGCACGCATCCTGATCATTACCGGTGAAGCATCAGGCGACCTCCATGGAGCCAATCTCGCCAAGGCACTAAAATCATGTGACCCCCAGGTTTCGTTGGCTGGAATCGGCGGGCGTGCAATGGAGGCGGCCGGTGTGCAATTGGTCTGCAAGATGGGACAGTTCGACGTGATGGGTATGGTCGGGCCTTTGGTGTTAGTGGCAATCATTCGACGGTTTTTCTTCATGCGGCGGTTGTTTAGATCCGAACCATGGGATGGGGTGATCTTTGTCGATAATCCCGGATTGAATCTGCGATACGCCTATTTTGCCAAGGGGGCTGGGCTGCGCGTATTCTATTACATTGCACCACAGATCTGGGCTTGGGGGCCCTGGCGGATGTACTGGATAAAAAAACGAGTTGATCAGGTTTTAGTGATATTGCCGTTTGAGAAACCCCTCTATGACAGCGCGCAGGTGCCCTGCACGTTTGTCGGCCATCCCATACTGGATGCCGTTGAAAAATCATACGATCGGACGGCGCTTCGCGCCAAGTTCGGCTTTTCGCATGATGAGCGTGTGATTGCGTTATTGCCAGGGAGCCGGACGCATGAAGTACTGGGTCTGCTGCCGATACTCATTGAGGCCGCTGAGAAATTAGCCCAACGGGAGCCAAAAACGAAGTTTGTCTTGGCGCAGGCCTCTACTATTGAGGATAATCTGCTGCAGCCACTCTTGCGGCAAGGTTCGCTTCCAATCACCTTGGTCAAAGAACAAGCCAGTGAAGTCATGGCCCTGTCGGACTTGGTCCTGGTGGCGTCGGGCACTGCCACACTGCAAGCGGCCGTCGTGGGCATTCCCATGGTGTTGTTCTATCGAACGACGGCATGGGAATTTTGGATCGCAAGTTTCTTTCTCCGAGTCAAATGGATTGGGCTCGTGAATTTAGTGGCAAGTCGATCGATCGTACCGGAGTTGTTACAGGACGAGGCAACCGGTCAGCGCTTGTACGAAGAGGCGATCAGGATTTTGGAAGATCAATCCGCCTATGATGAGATGAAACGAGATTTGGCAAGGGTGCGAGCTACTTTGGGAGAACCAGGCGCTTCGACTCGGGCAGCGGAGGCCGTGTTGGCAGGATGTCGAGTCTAG
- a CDS encoding Lipid A export ATP-binding/permease protein MsbA, whose translation MSSLERFMRLMQYVRPYRTRFVAAFACSGFVAILTGVYAWLARPVLDGIFIEKNERLLFVLPLVILAVATLKAVFSYGVGYLMAYVGNRVVADIRQELFQRLMRLSVGFHDANTSGRLVSRVVNDVGIMANAASSVVKDIFQNGLTFVAMIGVIIYQNWKLAGLSLIVIPLSALTMVRVGKKLKRLATSTQEQLGDMSSTLQETFSGIRIVKAFCREEAEAERFGARNRKVLSTTLKSNQVWSLGHSQMEVIGVIGVATIIWYGGYLVIQEMMTPGAFFSFMAAMFMAYTPIRKLSGSNNLIQQALAAAERVFDALDLKTEQSQDHGTAPLMGINQAIEFQRVSLRYENHTVPALNDIDLVIRPGEVIALVGSSGSGKTTLVSLLPRFYEPTAGRILVDGLPLGSYELGSLRAHIGIVSQEIFLFDDSVRNNIAFGRSGASPGDVEQAAKLAYAHDFILRLPEGYDTFIGERGVKLSGGERQRVAIARAILRDPPLLILDEATSALDTESERIVQLALANLMKNRTTLMIAHRLSTIQNADRIIVLDRGSIVEVGSHEELLRQGGIYHKLHALQFQDVTSV comes from the coding sequence ATGTCGAGTCTAGAACGATTCATGCGACTCATGCAGTATGTCCGTCCCTACCGGACGAGATTTGTGGCGGCATTCGCCTGTTCCGGGTTTGTCGCCATTCTAACAGGGGTGTACGCCTGGCTTGCACGTCCAGTTCTTGACGGGATCTTCATTGAAAAAAATGAGCGGCTGTTATTCGTCTTGCCGCTTGTGATCCTTGCGGTGGCCACGTTGAAGGCGGTGTTCAGCTATGGAGTAGGATACTTGATGGCCTACGTGGGCAATCGGGTTGTGGCGGACATACGGCAAGAATTATTTCAACGGCTCATGCGGCTCTCAGTCGGATTTCACGATGCAAATACGTCGGGGCGCCTTGTCTCACGGGTTGTGAATGATGTCGGAATCATGGCGAATGCCGCATCGAGCGTCGTCAAAGATATTTTTCAGAACGGCCTCACATTTGTGGCGATGATCGGTGTCATCATCTATCAGAATTGGAAATTGGCCGGGCTTTCGCTCATTGTGATTCCGCTCTCGGCACTCACTATGGTGAGGGTCGGGAAGAAATTGAAACGATTGGCCACAAGTACGCAGGAGCAACTGGGTGATATGTCGTCGACGCTTCAGGAAACATTTTCCGGTATCAGAATAGTGAAAGCGTTTTGCAGGGAGGAGGCTGAGGCGGAGCGATTTGGGGCGCGGAACCGGAAGGTACTCTCAACCACCCTCAAGAGTAATCAAGTCTGGTCGCTCGGCCACTCGCAGATGGAAGTGATCGGCGTGATCGGAGTTGCGACTATTATCTGGTATGGCGGCTATTTGGTCATTCAGGAGATGATGACCCCCGGAGCATTTTTCTCGTTTATGGCGGCGATGTTTATGGCCTATACCCCGATTCGTAAGCTCTCGGGGTCGAACAACCTCATTCAGCAAGCGCTCGCGGCGGCCGAACGAGTGTTCGACGCCTTGGATCTCAAAACCGAGCAATCTCAAGACCACGGGACCGCTCCATTGATGGGGATCAACCAAGCCATCGAATTCCAGAGAGTCTCCTTGAGGTATGAGAATCATACCGTACCGGCGCTGAACGATATTGATCTTGTCATCCGTCCGGGTGAGGTGATTGCGCTCGTTGGGAGCAGCGGCAGTGGGAAGACCACCTTAGTCAGTCTTCTACCGCGGTTCTATGAGCCGACGGCAGGACGCATTCTGGTGGACGGGCTTCCTTTGGGTTCCTATGAGTTGGGATCGTTGCGGGCACATATTGGAATTGTCTCGCAGGAAATTTTCCTCTTCGATGATAGCGTCCGAAATAACATCGCATTCGGAAGGTCCGGTGCCTCTCCTGGCGATGTGGAGCAGGCGGCGAAGCTGGCCTATGCCCATGACTTTATTCTGAGGCTCCCGGAAGGGTACGATACGTTCATCGGAGAGCGTGGAGTCAAACTGTCTGGCGGCGAACGGCAACGCGTAGCCATTGCACGGGCAATTCTCCGCGATCCGCCGCTCCTGATCCTGGATGAAGCGACGTCGGCGCTGGATACCGAATCCGAACGCATTGTGCAGCTGGCGTTGGCCAATTTAATGAAGAACCGAACGACGTTGATGATTGCCCATCGGCTCTCCACCATACAGAATGCCGATCGAATCATCGTCTTAGATCGAGGATCCATTGTCGAAGTGGGGTCGCATGAGGAACTGCTTCGGCAAGGAGGCATCTACCACAAGCTGCACGCTCTGCAATTCCAGGACGTCACCAGTGTCTGA
- a CDS encoding hypothetical protein (conserved protein of unknown function), with translation MVPAPFSTGLFLYGNPLSVSRGADETTLEEARLQLEMTLNRLTDEAEQAVTRQPPAIRRDSKRSFERFNG, from the coding sequence ATGGTCCCAGCTCCGTTTTCGACAGGCTTGTTTCTCTATGGGAATCCGCTCTCTGTCTCACGCGGAGCCGATGAGACTACACTGGAAGAGGCGCGCTTGCAGCTCGAGATGACGCTCAATCGATTAACGGATGAGGCCGAACAAGCCGTCACTCGCCAACCACCAGCCATCAGGCGTGACTCTAAAAGGTCGTTCGAGCGATTCAACGGCTAA
- a CDS encoding hypothetical protein (conserved protein of unknown function), with the protein MWRFLYNCLLILATPIVTGVLLAKPRCRPGFFQRIGWRAHSSDSGGSSQPLIWIHAVSLGEVVAVSPLVKALHTRHPEFRYIVTTVTETGREAVQQRLSGIAEHQYAPLDFPWAVTGMIQRVRPTLYIFVETELWPNLLWSLRDRGVPSILVNGRLSSRSFRRQDLPLIRSFYRSVVQTLTLCLMQSERDKQRIVALGAKSDRVHVTGNIKFDQPPPVVRSDETLRRSFGLSEHEQLILAGSTHPGEEELLVSAYGQIAKTYPSTVLMLAPRHIERTDRVEAMLREAGFVVQRKSEMLEKRTGPRVVILDTRGELALAYREAVVAFVGGTLVPVGGHNLLEPAVWGTPVIFGPYTDHCAEVATLLQEAGGGRRVAGGDELVAILRGWLGQPETRVRVGQAAKRVVLDNQGALTKSVELIESSLYATPTYSERYAAAGSRPLMAKR; encoded by the coding sequence ATGTGGCGATTCCTTTACAATTGCCTTCTCATTCTTGCCACTCCGATTGTGACCGGCGTCCTGTTAGCCAAACCACGTTGTCGACCTGGATTTTTCCAGCGGATTGGCTGGCGAGCTCACTCGTCCGACTCTGGTGGATCGTCTCAGCCGCTGATCTGGATTCATGCCGTCTCACTGGGAGAAGTGGTAGCGGTATCGCCGCTCGTGAAGGCATTACATACACGCCATCCAGAGTTTCGCTACATCGTGACGACTGTCACTGAAACCGGACGAGAGGCTGTCCAGCAGCGCTTATCGGGCATAGCCGAACATCAGTATGCTCCGCTCGATTTTCCCTGGGCTGTGACCGGAATGATCCAACGCGTGCGGCCTACACTCTATATCTTCGTCGAAACCGAACTGTGGCCCAATCTTCTGTGGTCATTGCGAGACAGGGGCGTGCCGTCGATATTGGTGAATGGACGGCTCTCCTCACGCTCGTTTCGCCGTCAGGACCTTCCACTGATTCGTTCCTTTTATCGGTCGGTAGTGCAAACGCTGACTCTTTGTTTGATGCAATCTGAACGTGACAAACAACGTATTGTTGCGCTGGGGGCCAAGTCGGATCGTGTTCACGTCACCGGTAATATCAAGTTCGATCAACCTCCACCAGTCGTTCGCTCTGATGAAACCCTCCGACGGAGCTTTGGGCTCAGTGAGCATGAACAACTCATTCTCGCTGGCAGTACTCATCCAGGAGAAGAGGAGCTGCTGGTCTCGGCATATGGACAGATTGCAAAGACCTATCCTTCAACGGTGTTGATGTTGGCGCCCCGGCATATTGAACGAACAGACCGAGTAGAAGCCATGCTTCGAGAAGCCGGGTTTGTGGTACAACGAAAAAGTGAGATGCTAGAGAAACGAACCGGTCCACGCGTGGTCATTTTAGACACGCGAGGAGAGCTGGCTCTCGCGTACCGCGAAGCCGTTGTGGCGTTTGTTGGCGGGACGCTCGTTCCGGTGGGCGGGCATAATTTGCTGGAGCCGGCAGTGTGGGGCACCCCAGTGATCTTTGGACCCTATACGGACCATTGCGCTGAAGTGGCCACACTGTTACAGGAGGCGGGAGGCGGGAGGCGGGTGGCGGGAGGCGACGAGTTGGTGGCCATATTACGAGGGTGGCTGGGGCAGCCAGAAACCCGAGTTCGAGTAGGGCAGGCTGCGAAACGTGTCGTGTTGGACAACCAAGGTGCGCTCACCAAGAGTGTGGAGCTCATAGAATCCAGTCTCTATGCAACTCCAACTTACTCCGAACGGTATGCGGCGGCAGGGTCAAGACCGCTCATGGCCAAACGCTAA
- a CDS encoding Tetraacyldisaccharide 4'-kinase has protein sequence MAFLQPGQPVRHGFQWVAWLYGLVTRLRLLGYRQGWFSITRLPCWVVSVGNLTVGGTGKTPVVILLAQRLMAKGQRVAILSRGYKRTSTGPHLLVSNGSRLLAGPSEAGDEPFFIAQRCPHAIVAVGADRVALGRWVLKHHPVDCIVLDDGFQHRALHRDVDLVLLDATDGAGLDALLPAGRLREPLSGVDRASAIIITRAEVRQDVDAIRSRLRAVACTPSAVMEVVFSPASLAAVVSGDQQPVGWGLRKKAWLVSGIGNSRSFRRSAESIGIEIMGESAFEDHHRYTLHEIEQIRSIVQVTGSEFVLTTEKDGGKLIPFLTPSDPWWMLQLGTEVVYGEEQLYKLIDVPSLEGDQRLEAHA, from the coding sequence ATGGCATTTTTGCAACCTGGACAGCCTGTCCGCCATGGATTTCAGTGGGTTGCTTGGTTATACGGTCTCGTCACTCGATTGCGACTATTGGGGTACCGTCAGGGGTGGTTTTCAATCACTCGCTTGCCTTGTTGGGTCGTGAGTGTGGGAAATCTTACCGTTGGGGGAACGGGGAAAACTCCTGTCGTCATTCTCCTTGCGCAGCGGCTGATGGCCAAAGGACAGCGCGTGGCGATCTTGAGCCGAGGATATAAACGGACGAGCACAGGACCGCACCTTCTCGTGTCCAACGGGTCTCGACTCTTGGCCGGCCCGTCGGAAGCGGGGGATGAGCCGTTCTTTATCGCACAGCGGTGTCCACATGCAATTGTTGCGGTAGGTGCTGATCGAGTTGCCTTGGGTCGATGGGTGTTGAAACACCATCCTGTCGATTGCATTGTTCTTGATGATGGTTTTCAACATCGAGCGCTTCATCGTGATGTTGACCTGGTATTACTAGATGCGACCGATGGAGCTGGACTGGATGCGCTGCTTCCAGCGGGCAGGTTACGGGAACCGCTGTCTGGCGTGGATCGAGCGAGTGCGATCATCATTACTCGAGCCGAGGTTCGTCAGGATGTTGACGCCATTCGGAGTCGATTGCGAGCGGTTGCTTGTACGCCCTCGGCTGTTATGGAGGTTGTGTTCAGTCCTGCGTCTCTTGCAGCGGTCGTTTCCGGAGACCAACAACCGGTAGGGTGGGGTCTGAGAAAAAAGGCTTGGTTGGTGAGTGGGATCGGCAATAGCCGATCATTTCGCCGATCAGCAGAGTCTATCGGGATCGAAATCATGGGCGAATCCGCCTTCGAAGACCATCATCGCTATACGCTCCATGAGATCGAGCAGATTCGGAGCATCGTGCAGGTTACCGGAAGCGAGTTCGTTCTGACAACGGAAAAGGACGGGGGGAAACTCATCCCATTTCTGACGCCCAGCGATCCCTGGTGGATGCTTCAGCTTGGAACGGAAGTGGTGTACGGAGAGGAACAGCTGTACAAGCTGATCGATGTGCCATCATTGGAGGGGGATCAACGATTGGAGGCCCATGCATAA